One window from the genome of Haloprofundus halobius encodes:
- a CDS encoding FAD-binding protein — translation MYEHDVIVVGAGGAGLRAAIAAQEEGADVAIVSKLHPVRSHTGAAEGGINAALRDGDSWEDHAYDTMKGSDYLGDAPAIETLCQDSPKETIQLEHWGMAFSRDDDGRVSQRPFGGLSFPRTTYAGAETGHQLLHTMYEQLVKRGIKVYDEWYVLNLAVSDEEVPEDRTCHGIVAYDIQSGEVSGFRARNGVILATGGPGQVYDHTTNAVANTGDGVAMAYRAGVPMEDMEFIQFHPTTLPSTGVLITEGVRGEGGILYNENGERLMFEYGYANNAGELASRDVVSRAELTEINAGRGIDDEYVHLDMRHLGEERIIDRLENIVHLSEDFEGVDPLEEPMPVKPGQHYAMGGVETDENGETCITGLYAAGECACASVHGSNRLGGNALPELIVFGRRAGAHAAGKDLGTAEITTGKRGEWEAGEVDTPVAPGAVRGTDEDAVADGGKAPDGGAVAATGDEIVTRAVDAENRRIDRLMTKEDGVQHAEIRSEVQKSMTRHVNVFREKDGLKQALRDLREARERYTDVYVNDPSRTYNTDLIQTIETRNILDLAEAITLGALARNEFRGAHWRKEHQERDDENWLKHTMLSWNDGSPELWYKPVILEGEEKTYEPKIRSY, via the coding sequence ATGTACGAACACGACGTAATCGTAGTCGGCGCGGGCGGCGCCGGTCTGCGCGCCGCCATCGCGGCGCAGGAAGAGGGGGCGGACGTGGCTATCGTCTCGAAACTCCACCCCGTACGCAGTCACACCGGCGCGGCCGAAGGCGGCATCAACGCCGCGCTCCGCGACGGCGACTCGTGGGAGGACCACGCGTACGACACCATGAAGGGGTCGGACTACCTCGGCGACGCCCCGGCCATCGAAACGCTCTGTCAGGACAGCCCGAAGGAGACCATCCAACTCGAACACTGGGGGATGGCGTTCTCCCGGGACGACGACGGCCGCGTCAGCCAGCGGCCGTTCGGCGGCCTCTCGTTCCCGCGGACGACGTACGCGGGCGCGGAGACGGGCCACCAGTTGCTCCACACGATGTACGAGCAGCTCGTCAAGCGCGGCATCAAGGTGTACGACGAGTGGTACGTGCTCAACCTCGCCGTCTCCGACGAGGAGGTTCCCGAGGACCGCACCTGCCACGGCATCGTCGCCTACGACATCCAGTCGGGTGAGGTGTCGGGCTTCCGCGCCCGCAACGGCGTCATCCTCGCGACCGGCGGCCCGGGCCAGGTGTACGACCACACGACCAACGCCGTCGCCAACACCGGCGACGGGGTGGCGATGGCCTACCGCGCGGGCGTCCCGATGGAGGATATGGAGTTCATCCAGTTCCACCCGACGACGCTGCCGTCGACGGGCGTTCTCATCACCGAGGGTGTCCGCGGTGAGGGCGGCATCCTCTACAACGAGAACGGCGAGCGGCTGATGTTCGAGTACGGCTACGCGAACAACGCCGGCGAACTCGCCTCCCGCGACGTGGTGTCGCGCGCCGAGTTGACCGAGATCAACGCCGGCCGCGGCATCGACGACGAGTACGTCCACCTCGACATGCGCCACCTCGGCGAGGAGCGCATCATCGACCGCCTCGAGAACATCGTCCACCTCTCGGAGGACTTCGAGGGCGTCGATCCGCTCGAAGAGCCGATGCCGGTCAAGCCCGGCCAGCACTACGCCATGGGCGGCGTCGAGACCGACGAGAACGGCGAGACGTGCATCACAGGACTCTACGCCGCCGGCGAGTGCGCCTGTGCCTCGGTTCACGGCTCGAACCGTCTCGGCGGCAACGCGCTCCCGGAACTCATCGTCTTCGGACGCCGCGCCGGCGCGCACGCCGCAGGCAAGGACCTCGGCACGGCCGAGATCACGACCGGCAAGCGCGGTGAGTGGGAAGCAGGCGAAGTCGACACGCCCGTCGCCCCCGGTGCGGTTCGAGGAACGGACGAGGACGCCGTCGCCGACGGCGGGAAAGCCCCTGACGGCGGTGCCGTCGCCGCGACCGGCGACGAAATCGTCACTCGTGCCGTCGACGCCGAGAACCGCCGCATCGACCGCTTGATGACCAAAGAGGACGGTGTCCAGCACGCCGAGATTCGCTCGGAGGTCCAGAAGTCGATGACGCGGCACGTCAACGTCTTCCGCGAGAAGGACGGCCTGAAGCAGGCGCTACGCGACCTCAGAGAGGCGCGCGAACGCTACACCGACGTGTACGTCAACGACCCCTCGCGGACGTACAACACCGACCTCATCCAGACCATCGAGACGCGCAACATCCTCGACCTCGCGGAGGCCATCACGCTCGGTGCGCTCGCGCGAAACGAGTTCCGCGGCGCGCACTGGCGTAAAGAGCACCAGGAGCGCGACGACGAGAACTGGCTGAAGCACACGATGCTGTCGTGGAACGACGGGTCGCCGGAACTGTGGTACAAGCCGGTCATCCTCGAAGGCGAGGAGAAGACGTACGAACCGAAGATTCGCAGCTACTGA
- a CDS encoding helix-turn-helix domain-containing protein, with product MMSQSSQRATVPDTLRSPRAKLVYLYLSTHGDATVAELQESLAMTKLTLYSILRTLQGEGLVGRDADSDRYSLV from the coding sequence ATGATGTCTCAATCGAGTCAGCGGGCAACCGTGCCCGATACCCTCCGGTCGCCGCGCGCAAAACTCGTGTACCTGTACCTCTCGACACACGGTGACGCCACCGTCGCGGAACTCCAAGAGAGTCTCGCCATGACGAAACTGACGCTCTACAGCATCCTCCGGACGCTGCAAGGGGAGGGACTTGTCGGGCGCGACGCCGACTCAGACCGGTACTCGCTCGTCTGA
- a CDS encoding DUF7563 family protein translates to MPECENCGAFVTSAYARVFTPEGMENPRVCPRCDDMVRDGSTVRKARAPRNR, encoded by the coding sequence ATGCCTGAATGTGAGAACTGCGGCGCGTTCGTCACCAGCGCGTACGCCCGTGTCTTTACGCCCGAAGGGATGGAGAACCCGCGGGTCTGCCCGCGCTGCGACGATATGGTTAGAGACGGTTCGACGGTCCGGAAAGCGCGCGCTCCGAGGAACCGATAG
- a CDS encoding class I SAM-dependent methyltransferase yields MHPDEVRQRWAERSGEFSPDYYAYYGPDEASEAIRRRIDAEFDADASILELGCSSGRHLAHLHDHGYRNLHGIDVNEEAMTVMRQAYPELAAAGTFHIDTIENVVPEFDDDAFEAVYSVETLQHIHPDHEWVFDELARITSDYLVTVEIEGAADECTEGTELGESGGRSEGNEVSEVNYVDDEFPLYYRRWGRIFSNRGFVETSAERLKNDTLRQFRRRSE; encoded by the coding sequence ATGCACCCCGACGAAGTCCGTCAACGGTGGGCCGAACGCTCCGGCGAGTTCTCCCCGGACTACTACGCGTACTACGGTCCCGACGAAGCGAGCGAGGCGATTCGTCGGCGCATCGACGCCGAGTTCGACGCGGACGCGTCGATTCTGGAACTCGGGTGTAGTTCGGGTCGGCATCTCGCGCACCTCCACGACCACGGCTACCGGAATCTCCACGGCATCGACGTCAACGAGGAGGCGATGACGGTGATGCGGCAGGCGTATCCCGAACTCGCCGCCGCGGGAACGTTCCACATCGACACCATCGAAAACGTCGTCCCGGAGTTCGACGACGACGCCTTCGAGGCGGTCTACTCGGTGGAGACGCTCCAGCACATCCACCCCGACCACGAGTGGGTGTTCGACGAACTCGCGCGCATCACGAGCGACTATCTCGTCACCGTCGAGATAGAGGGTGCGGCCGACGAGTGTACGGAGGGAACCGAACTCGGCGAAAGCGGCGGACGCTCCGAAGGAAACGAGGTCTCCGAGGTGAACTACGTCGACGACGAGTTCCCCCTCTACTACCGTCGCTGGGGGCGAATCTTCTCCAACCGCGGGTTCGTCGAGACGTCGGCTGAACGCCTCAAAAACGACACACTCCGCCAGTTCCGGCGTCGCTCCGAGTGA
- a CDS encoding cold-shock protein, which produces MAKGTVDFFNDTGGYGFIETEDADDDVFFHMEDVGGPDLEEGQEVEFDIEQAPKGPRATNVTRL; this is translated from the coding sequence ATGGCGAAAGGTACGGTCGACTTTTTCAACGACACCGGCGGCTACGGATTCATCGAGACAGAAGATGCGGACGACGACGTGTTCTTCCACATGGAAGACGTCGGCGGCCCGGACCTCGAAGAGGGACAGGAAGTGGAGTTCGACATCGAGCAGGCCCCGAAGGGTCCGCGCGCGACGAACGTCACCCGACTCTAA
- a CDS encoding GNAT family N-acetyltransferase, with the protein MSVQIESPKMEEAERIAELWVTLAAGQREFGSHLHAEANRGQIHDAIARHVVTGGLLVARADDRELVGFVMFEPETDSYAQDVCRGAIQNVYVDPAYRNDGVGTALLDAAERALADAGADVIHLEAMAGNEAARRLYERRGYRLHRVELEKRVENDNTAPTDR; encoded by the coding sequence GTGAGCGTACAGATAGAATCCCCGAAGATGGAGGAGGCCGAGCGCATCGCCGAGCTATGGGTGACGCTCGCCGCTGGACAACGCGAGTTCGGCTCGCATCTCCACGCCGAGGCGAACCGCGGACAGATTCACGACGCCATCGCGCGACACGTCGTCACCGGCGGACTGCTCGTCGCGCGCGCGGACGACCGCGAACTCGTCGGCTTCGTCATGTTCGAACCGGAGACCGACAGCTACGCGCAGGACGTCTGCCGGGGGGCGATTCAGAACGTCTACGTCGACCCGGCGTACCGAAACGACGGCGTCGGGACCGCGCTCTTGGATGCCGCCGAGCGCGCGCTCGCCGACGCCGGCGCGGACGTGATCCATCTCGAAGCGATGGCCGGAAACGAGGCCGCCCGCAGGCTGTACGAACGCCGCGGCTACCGCCTCCACCGCGTCGAGTTGGAGAAGCGTGTCGAAAACGATAATACCGCCCCGACGGACCGATAA
- a CDS encoding MazG nucleotide pyrophosphohydrolase domain-containing protein → MPEQQQVAAFLDRYEMHADPAYQLLDLTSEVGELAADATKSSQWGASPESLDVKTDELGDALFSLLTLAESLDIDAGEALRESLRKYECRIAESGDASSAE, encoded by the coding sequence ATGCCCGAACAGCAGCAAGTTGCCGCGTTCCTCGACCGGTACGAGATGCACGCCGACCCGGCGTACCAACTGCTGGACCTTACCTCCGAAGTCGGCGAACTCGCCGCCGACGCGACGAAATCCTCACAGTGGGGTGCGTCGCCCGAATCGCTCGACGTGAAGACCGACGAACTCGGTGACGCGCTGTTCTCGCTTCTGACGCTCGCCGAATCGCTCGACATCGACGCGGGCGAGGCGCTGCGCGAATCGCTCCGGAAGTACGAGTGTCGCATCGCCGAGAGCGGCGACGCGTCCTCGGCGGAGTAA
- a CDS encoding CBS domain-containing protein codes for MNTDVTVRDAMEREFVGVSESDSVRAAAELMFEEDADCIVVLRGNRPVGVVSSRVALGVVLDDRDETSVSDVMVEPEPIVESETALVVAKDRMRSEATPWALVVDNGELVGLLTERDILMAATLTQEEMRPESRDRTPAGGEFGEPNDNPSDIETNGGVDSEAYSSQSICEVCGSLARTLSNVNGQLVCSDCREV; via the coding sequence ATGAATACGGATGTCACGGTACGCGATGCCATGGAGCGAGAGTTCGTCGGGGTGAGTGAGTCGGACTCGGTTCGAGCCGCTGCCGAGTTGATGTTCGAGGAGGACGCCGACTGTATCGTCGTCCTCCGCGGAAACCGGCCCGTCGGCGTCGTCTCCTCGCGGGTGGCGCTGGGTGTCGTGTTGGACGACAGGGACGAGACGTCAGTCTCGGACGTGATGGTCGAACCGGAACCGATAGTGGAGTCGGAGACGGCGCTCGTCGTCGCCAAAGACCGGATGCGCTCGGAGGCGACGCCGTGGGCGCTCGTCGTCGACAACGGCGAACTCGTCGGGCTGCTCACCGAACGGGACATCCTGATGGCAGCGACGTTGACCCAGGAGGAGATGCGGCCGGAGAGCCGAGATCGGACGCCCGCCGGCGGCGAGTTCGGAGAGCCGAACGACAACCCCTCCGACATCGAGACGAACGGCGGCGTCGATTCGGAGGCGTACTCCTCGCAGAGCATCTGTGAGGTGTGCGGATCGCTCGCTCGGACGCTCTCGAACGTCAACGGACAACTCGTCTGTTCTGACTGCCGAGAGGTCTGA